From the genome of Mycobacterium kansasii ATCC 12478:
CGTGATGCGGCCGACGCGCTGCGCGGCAGTGTGTTCGTCATCGACTCCGACGACCTGCCGCCGATCGAGGAGGCCGACACCTACTACGACCACCAGCTGGAGGGTCTGCGAGTCCGCACGGCGACGGGCCAGGACGTCGGTGTCGTCGCCGAGGTGCTGCACACCGCTGCCGGCGAACTGTTGGCGGTGCGGCCTGCGGATGGCAGCCAAGAGGGCGAGGTGTTGGTGCCGTTCGTCCGCGCCATCGTCACTTCCGTGTCGTTGGAGGACGGTGTTCTGCAGATCGATCCGCCCGACGGATTGCTGGATCTGAGCTAGCAGAGGCGTATCGACATGAAAATCGACATAGTTACGATCTTCCCTGGCTACCTGGACCCGCTGCGGCAGTCGTTGCCGGGCAAGGCAATTGCCTCAGGG
Proteins encoded in this window:
- the rimM gene encoding ribosome maturation factor RimM (Essential for efficient processing of 16S rRNA) produces the protein MELVVGRVVKAHGIGGELVVEIRTDDPDNRFAPGTLLRAKSSRDPGHERSYVIDSVRDHGARLLVRLVGVTDRDAADALRGSVFVIDSDDLPPIEEADTYYDHQLEGLRVRTATGQDVGVVAEVLHTAAGELLAVRPADGSQEGEVLVPFVRAIVTSVSLEDGVLQIDPPDGLLDLS